The following are encoded in a window of Providencia rettgeri genomic DNA:
- a CDS encoding ATP-dependent DNA helicase, whose amino-acid sequence MHDDFSADGFLAKTISGFQPRAAQVTMSNAVTEAIEQQHVLVAEAGTGTGKTYAYLVPALRSGKKVIVSTGSKALQDQLYHRDLPTIINAMNYTGRTALLKGRSNYLCLERLDQQSLGGGSLEPEMLSAVVRLRSWSIESELGDTSTCHDIAEDSPVWPLVTSTNDNCLGSDCPRYQECFVLKARRKALEADIVVVNHHLFMADRVVKDTGFGELIPQADVMIFDEAHQIPDIASQYFGQQLSSRQLLDLARDMIMTYRTELKDQIQLQKSADRLTQSTLDFRLNLGENSFRGNLRDLLKRNEVQRALTLLDDSLELCYEVIKTSLGRSQSLDSIFERVTVYRNRLNRLKDVTIPGYSYWFESYGRHFLLALTPLTVADKFSEMIADTPASWVFTSATLSVNEKLSHFTDRLGLANAKTLLLASPFDYESQTLLCVPRFLPEPNQRGCAQKLAAMLKPLIEKNQGRCFFLCTSHLMMRELAEEFKASLTLPVMVQGESSKNKLLAQFIAAGNAVLVATSSFWEGVDVRGDELTCVIIDKLPFTAPDDPLLRARIEDCELRGGDPFTDVQLPDAVITLKQGVGRLIRDTSDYGVIVICDNRLVTRPYGEIFLRSLPPSPRTRSLTKAIHFLAEKRAQTTTK is encoded by the coding sequence GTGCACGACGACTTTTCTGCTGATGGCTTTTTGGCTAAAACAATCTCAGGTTTCCAACCTCGCGCCGCGCAGGTGACGATGTCTAATGCGGTCACAGAAGCCATAGAGCAGCAGCATGTTTTAGTTGCAGAAGCAGGAACAGGAACGGGAAAAACCTACGCTTATTTAGTACCTGCGCTGCGAAGCGGCAAAAAAGTGATTGTTTCTACGGGCTCAAAAGCACTGCAAGACCAACTTTATCACCGTGACCTTCCAACCATTATTAATGCCATGAATTACACGGGGCGTACCGCTTTACTAAAAGGGCGGTCAAACTATTTGTGTTTAGAACGGTTAGACCAACAATCATTAGGAGGTGGGAGTTTAGAACCCGAAATGTTATCGGCTGTGGTTCGGTTACGCAGTTGGTCTATTGAATCTGAATTGGGCGATACCAGTACTTGCCATGATATTGCCGAGGATAGCCCTGTTTGGCCTTTAGTGACTAGCACCAATGATAATTGCCTTGGCAGCGATTGTCCGCGTTATCAAGAATGTTTTGTGTTAAAAGCACGCCGTAAGGCTTTAGAGGCAGATATTGTGGTCGTTAACCATCACCTCTTTATGGCTGATCGCGTTGTTAAAGACACTGGTTTTGGGGAATTGATCCCTCAAGCTGATGTAATGATCTTCGATGAGGCTCATCAAATTCCGGATATTGCCAGCCAATATTTTGGTCAACAACTAAGTAGCAGGCAATTACTCGATCTTGCTCGCGATATGATAATGACTTACCGCACTGAATTAAAAGACCAAATTCAGTTGCAAAAAAGTGCCGATAGGCTTACACAAAGTACTTTAGATTTTCGCTTGAATCTTGGGGAAAACAGCTTCCGTGGAAATTTACGTGATTTATTAAAACGCAATGAAGTCCAGCGAGCCTTGACATTACTCGATGATTCTCTGGAACTTTGTTATGAAGTCATTAAAACTTCGCTAGGGCGCTCCCAAAGTTTGGATTCTATATTTGAGCGCGTTACTGTCTACCGTAACCGTTTGAACCGCTTAAAAGATGTTACTATTCCTGGCTACAGTTATTGGTTTGAAAGTTACGGGCGACATTTTCTATTGGCTTTAACACCGCTTACTGTGGCGGATAAATTCAGTGAAATGATAGCGGACACCCCAGCGAGTTGGGTATTTACTTCTGCCACTTTGTCTGTAAATGAAAAACTGAGTCATTTTACCGATCGATTAGGGTTAGCTAACGCGAAAACATTACTATTAGCCAGTCCATTTGATTACGAAAGCCAAACATTATTGTGTGTTCCGCGTTTTCTGCCTGAGCCGAATCAACGGGGTTGTGCACAGAAACTAGCCGCTATGTTGAAGCCGCTGATTGAAAAAAATCAGGGGCGCTGTTTCTTCCTTTGTACGTCACATTTAATGATGCGAGAATTGGCTGAAGAGTTTAAAGCATCGTTGACATTACCCGTTATGGTGCAAGGTGAAAGTAGCAAAAATAAGTTATTAGCGCAGTTTATTGCGGCGGGGAATGCGGTGTTAGTGGCGACGAGTAGCTTTTGGGAAGGTGTGGATGTGCGAGGCGATGAACTAACGTGTGTGATTATTGACAAATTGCCATTTACTGCCCCCGATGACCCACTATTAAGAGCACGGATTGAAGATTGTGAGTTACGTGGTGGCGACCCGTTTACTGATGTGCAGTTACCTGATGCAGTGATCACGCTAAAACAGGGGGTAGGACGATTAATTCGAGATACCAGTGATTACGGTGTGATTGTGATTTGTGATAATCGCTTGGTCACACGTCCTTATGGTGAAATCTTCTTACGCAGCTTACCGCCATCACCACGCACACGCAGCTTAACTAAAGCAATCCATTTTTTAGCTGAAAAAAGGGCGCAGACAACAACCAAATAA
- a CDS encoding Slp family lipoprotein: MNIKLNCRDALKGLFFASALALTGCVSIPASIQGTVQNPTDNLTSVQNAPEMYIGQEARFGGKVLAVSNEPTRTRLEIAVMALSKYDAAPELNAPSIGRIYAYINGFREPSDFTNRYVTVVGKITGEQQGKVGQVPYKYVTLDVTGFQRWNVAQSVMIPPTGPWGYGYYGDPYFNHPWGYGYYGYPGGPAQVHTYLTE, encoded by the coding sequence ATGAATATTAAATTGAACTGCCGTGATGCACTGAAAGGCCTTTTTTTTGCAAGCGCATTAGCACTTACTGGGTGCGTTTCAATACCTGCATCAATTCAAGGAACGGTTCAAAACCCCACTGACAATTTAACATCTGTACAAAATGCCCCTGAAATGTATATTGGTCAGGAAGCGCGTTTTGGCGGAAAAGTGCTTGCGGTGAGTAATGAACCGACACGGACACGTTTAGAAATTGCGGTGATGGCACTTAGTAAATACGATGCCGCCCCTGAGCTTAATGCGCCATCGATTGGCCGTATTTATGCGTATATCAATGGCTTCCGTGAGCCAAGTGATTTTACGAACCGCTATGTGACGGTGGTTGGGAAAATTACCGGAGAACAGCAGGGTAAAGTTGGGCAAGTTCCCTATAAATATGTAACTCTAGATGTCACTGGTTTTCAACGTTGGAATGTTGCACAAAGCGTAATGATCCCGCCAACTGGTCCATGGGGCTATGGTTATTATGGCGATCCGTACTTTAACCACCCTTGGGGGTATGGTTATTACGGTTACCCGGGAGGGCCCGCACAAGTCCATACATACCTAACTGAATAA
- a CDS encoding RidA family protein: MTIKRIDPDSRWSEAVIHNNVVYYTSVPENLDAGIVAQTANTLAAIDIMLERVGSDKSKILDATIFLADKADFAGMNQAWDAWVVPGSAPVRCTVQALLMKPEYKVEIKVVAAIDD; the protein is encoded by the coding sequence ATGACTATTAAACGTATTGATCCCGATAGCCGTTGGTCTGAAGCGGTTATTCACAATAATGTGGTTTATTACACCAGCGTACCTGAAAATTTGGATGCCGGCATTGTCGCTCAGACCGCCAATACACTTGCAGCAATTGACATAATGTTAGAGCGCGTCGGCTCTGATAAAAGCAAAATTCTTGATGCCACTATTTTCCTTGCGGATAAGGCCGATTTTGCAGGTATGAACCAAGCTTGGGATGCTTGGGTTGTCCCAGGTAGCGCCCCTGTGCGGTGTACGGTTCAAGCACTGTTGATGAAGCCGGAATATAAAGTTGAAATCAAAGTTGTTGCTGCGATTGATGATTAA
- a CDS encoding Slam-dependent surface lipoprotein has protein sequence MRKLSLITLVVSFSVFSSGVMAEAVSGQSQSYDGEKTDIIVGGTQSVRGTHGGVIGAPGIGYRYMKDGMRISFSGLKNMVSHKPDNVYVLESGGGPHGGMGKFQFSQVADVEIYYGDWSQTGEEGDKRHTAYFSGENASTAVPTNGKATYTLEGVNQFDGEAKLAGAFEADFGDKTYNGSLQGVSNSYTMTGSIEDQGKFSGIAVANGSIDGTSSGQFFGDNAEHMAGITSFAGHEELDTAFSGKKD, from the coding sequence ATGAGAAAACTTTCTTTAATTACCTTAGTTGTTTCTTTCTCTGTATTTTCTAGCGGTGTAATGGCTGAAGCAGTTTCAGGCCAAAGCCAAAGCTATGATGGAGAAAAAACAGACATTATTGTTGGTGGAACACAGTCAGTAAGAGGGACACATGGTGGAGTTATAGGTGCTCCTGGGATTGGTTACCGATATATGAAAGATGGCATGAGAATATCATTCTCTGGTTTAAAAAACATGGTAAGTCATAAACCTGATAATGTTTATGTGTTAGAAAGTGGCGGGGGCCCACATGGTGGCATGGGGAAATTCCAATTTAGCCAAGTTGCTGATGTAGAAATTTATTATGGCGATTGGTCACAAACAGGGGAAGAGGGGGACAAAAGACACACGGCATATTTCTCAGGGGAAAATGCCAGCACAGCAGTGCCAACTAACGGTAAAGCCACATATACCCTTGAAGGGGTTAATCAGTTCGATGGCGAAGCTAAATTAGCAGGGGCGTTTGAAGCTGACTTTGGTGACAAAACCTATAACGGCTCGCTGCAAGGGGTAAGCAATAGCTATACGATGACGGGTTCAATTGAAGATCAAGGGAAATTCAGTGGTATTGCGGTTGCCAATGGTTCTATCGATGGCACAAGTAGCGGGCAGTTCTTTGGTGATAACGCAGAGCATATGGCAGGTATAACTTCATTTGCAGGTCACGAGGAATTAGACACCGCGTTTTCGGGTAAAAAAGACTAA
- a CDS encoding fimbrial protein, protein MKSIFYCLAIYLILVHAAQANVATSRTTFKGLITVATCNIVVGDDAQTVDMGEISSTELETRGRSRSVPFTIRLYGCSESDKIAKTLFDQTGTGASGTVIPVDGMTGVGLSLQDGGGNPITFNSYSIGQKIQEGNNALHFSVFLVKTGQIQAGRFSRVLHYSIKYE, encoded by the coding sequence ATGAAAAGCATATTTTACTGTTTAGCTATATATTTAATATTAGTACATGCAGCGCAGGCTAATGTGGCAACTAGTCGAACAACATTTAAAGGTTTAATTACTGTAGCAACGTGCAATATTGTTGTTGGAGATGATGCCCAGACTGTGGATATGGGGGAGATATCTTCAACCGAATTAGAAACAAGAGGACGTTCTAGGTCGGTTCCTTTTACTATTCGTTTATATGGCTGTAGTGAGTCAGATAAAATCGCGAAAACATTATTTGACCAAACTGGCACTGGTGCCAGTGGAACTGTCATTCCTGTTGATGGTATGACTGGAGTTGGACTAAGCTTACAGGATGGCGGCGGGAACCCAATTACTTTTAATAGCTATTCTATCGGACAAAAAATTCAAGAGGGAAATAATGCTCTGCACTTTTCGGTTTTTCTTGTAAAAACAGGGCAAATACAAGCTGGTCGCTTTTCTCGTGTTTTACATTACAGTATTAAATACGAATAA
- the tsaB gene encoding tRNA (adenosine(37)-N6)-threonylcarbamoyltransferase complex dimerization subunit type 1 TsaB has product MSSRILAVDTATEACSVALLCGDDIISRFAISPREHTQKVLPMVEDVLAEAGVTLNQLDALAFGRGPGSFTGVRIGVGIAQGLALGADLPMIGVSSLMTLAQGVFRTTSQTNVLVAIDARMSEIYCAQYQRAAEGFWQGEETEAVLCPDDFKTRFAGISGQWSYAGTGWDAYPSLLSGDGSLHNSQITLPDAQDMLPIALQLWLQGKTVAVENVEPTYLRNEVTWKKLPGRE; this is encoded by the coding sequence ATGTCGAGTCGTATTCTTGCTGTTGATACAGCAACTGAAGCCTGTTCTGTCGCACTATTGTGTGGTGACGACATTATCTCACGTTTTGCAATTTCGCCACGTGAACACACACAAAAAGTTTTACCGATGGTTGAAGACGTATTAGCCGAGGCGGGTGTTACGCTAAATCAACTGGATGCTTTGGCTTTCGGTCGAGGGCCGGGCAGTTTTACTGGTGTACGTATTGGTGTTGGCATCGCTCAAGGCTTAGCGTTAGGGGCTGATTTACCGATGATAGGTGTGTCATCTTTGATGACATTGGCACAAGGTGTGTTTCGCACAACCTCTCAGACAAATGTGCTGGTGGCAATAGACGCTCGTATGTCAGAAATTTATTGTGCGCAATATCAACGTGCGGCTGAAGGTTTTTGGCAAGGTGAAGAAACGGAAGCCGTTTTATGTCCTGATGACTTTAAAACTCGATTTGCGGGTATTTCAGGTCAATGGAGCTATGCAGGAACAGGGTGGGATGCGTATCCTTCATTATTAAGCGGTGATGGTTCGCTTCATAATAGTCAAATCACGTTGCCAGATGCGCAAGATATGTTACCTATTGCCTTACAGCTATGGTTACAAGGTAAAACTGTTGCAGTTGAAAATGTTGAACCCACATATTTACGTAATGAAGTGACGTGGAAAAAACTACCGGGTCGTGAATAA
- a CDS encoding surface lipoprotein assembly modifier: MNMKKISILIVIFLFGFHGISNGQYMSGSIHSLLNKTDKKGVNSAKKYNKNIDEISFILYDLTQGKQFEKVDSLLVDYLNEPEYDKTLVNYIRAERFIYEGKYNQAIESYLKVLDDEPNVISTNLKLAKAYLVVKNYVDALKQYQAISVKFHGKLTDKQKNIVDNSIKNIENRYKWHKNINFSMAYNSNIDQAQGGDKQYCAKGTCITGQPTRASMVNNFYLSSTTMVPLRGQHTWMQGLTFSGVDYLRDDSKRKVTVQANGGYQFADNNKKLALIPSGLVAWQNNQFHYYKISGKGLLEVYPSQILSIYASVDVNEYQYNKRYAAHDGNERIYSLGLVYILNTHRKLIIRGSNVSYNKQLESDSYRQYELSVSAFNYIHKTEIANTIGYRKTKFNRYDWSLDTQRVDHYWYFKTQFNKTNFKILQFSPSIYFNYQINNSSADVIYSYKQSEFGVNFSKAF; encoded by the coding sequence ATGAATATGAAAAAAATTAGTATTTTAATTGTTATTTTTTTATTTGGTTTTCATGGGATATCTAATGGTCAGTATATGTCTGGGAGCATCCATTCCCTTTTAAATAAAACTGATAAGAAAGGTGTTAATTCAGCAAAAAAATATAATAAAAATATCGACGAAATAAGTTTTATTCTTTATGATTTAACACAAGGAAAACAATTTGAGAAAGTTGATAGCTTATTAGTAGATTACTTAAATGAACCTGAATATGATAAAACATTGGTTAACTATATTCGTGCTGAACGTTTTATTTATGAAGGTAAATATAATCAAGCAATAGAGAGTTACCTTAAAGTACTAGATGATGAACCTAATGTTATTTCGACGAATTTAAAATTAGCTAAAGCTTACTTAGTGGTTAAAAATTATGTTGATGCATTAAAACAGTATCAAGCTATCAGCGTGAAATTTCATGGTAAATTAACCGATAAACAGAAAAACATAGTTGATAACAGTATTAAAAATATAGAAAATCGTTATAAATGGCATAAAAATATTAACTTCAGTATGGCCTATAATTCGAATATTGACCAAGCTCAAGGTGGTGACAAACAATATTGCGCTAAAGGAACGTGTATCACTGGGCAACCGACGCGTGCTAGCATGGTAAATAATTTCTATCTAAGCAGCACGACAATGGTTCCTCTACGAGGGCAACATACATGGATGCAAGGACTCACTTTTTCAGGGGTAGACTATTTACGGGATGACAGTAAAAGAAAGGTAACCGTGCAAGCTAATGGTGGTTATCAATTTGCAGATAATAATAAAAAGTTAGCTTTAATACCAAGTGGTTTAGTGGCATGGCAAAATAATCAATTTCATTACTATAAGATAAGTGGGAAAGGGCTATTAGAGGTTTATCCATCACAGATTCTTTCTATTTACGCCAGTGTTGATGTTAATGAATATCAGTATAATAAAAGATATGCGGCACATGATGGTAATGAAAGGATTTATTCATTAGGGTTGGTTTATATCCTTAACACTCATCGTAAGTTAATTATTCGAGGCAGCAATGTCAGTTACAATAAACAATTAGAAAGTGATAGTTATCGTCAATATGAACTGTCTGTTAGCGCATTTAATTACATTCATAAAACTGAGATCGCTAATACCATAGGCTACCGGAAAACAAAATTTAATCGCTATGATTGGTCATTGGATACCCAACGGGTAGATCATTACTGGTATTTTAAAACACAATTCAATAAAACCAATTTTAAGATATTGCAATTTTCACCATCAATTTATTTTAATTATCAAATCAATAATAGTAGTGCAGATGTTATTTATTCTTATAAGCAAAGTGAGTTCGGTGTCAATTTTAGCAAAGCATTTTAA
- a CDS encoding MFS transporter: MIVLLLSMVWGAGVAGYIPLDAMSANMVEKDKGAIMSVLNLGTGLSVVIGPAIVGLFIHLIGPGGVTWLVAGLYFFGALITNFLDEPTKQHVQLVDNDILINE, encoded by the coding sequence ATGATCGTTCTGCTGTTATCAATGGTATGGGGGGCCGGGGTAGCGGGGTACATTCCATTAGACGCTATGTCAGCAAATATGGTTGAGAAAGACAAAGGAGCCATTATGTCAGTATTGAATTTAGGAACTGGTCTTTCTGTGGTGATTGGTCCTGCAATCGTTGGCTTATTTATTCACTTAATAGGTCCTGGCGGCGTGACTTGGCTAGTCGCTGGCTTATATTTCTTTGGCGCATTAATTACCAATTTCCTTGATGAACCGACCAAACAACATGTTCAACTAGTTGATAATGATATACTGATTAATGAATAA
- a CDS encoding fimbrial protein, whose translation MKTFFILVTLILGFISSNAFAYQIANCQWEQSNYYPLIPQGFKKYINDSIQTKKEYYACGENGSQTCSRTYYELPQSIYTIQAVNTVTCINNGDEPGNLTLYLYRVNKRAEKNFKDIKIAAPNGAFAWLGNTTTQRVEWIDQKDFILEPCQTNCGSIMGGFPQIKQVIPLTISAVAIKTRSYVRSDLQWDSMDYVGNLSIGFRVFSPQTIYRDIPLCIGLENTSGQCVQYVGGNDGGNGSVNPPPPPPVCTVQISTPNTVEFQPITSDDLSRNRVRMTDFTLVATKGPSQSSACIGTPYNIPGILKPEGGYMVNDSFWGINAYDGTAQGIGLKIYDLDNQYYMKFNSTYSSFIRDINTSSETKRFRAEIAATTEDIKKIQAGEYSQVITFEVRLL comes from the coding sequence GTGAAGACTTTTTTTATTTTAGTAACCCTAATATTAGGGTTTATTTCAAGCAATGCATTTGCATATCAAATTGCAAATTGCCAGTGGGAACAATCTAATTATTACCCTTTGATTCCCCAAGGATTTAAAAAATATATTAATGACTCTATTCAAACTAAAAAAGAATATTATGCTTGTGGGGAAAATGGTTCACAGACATGTAGCCGAACTTATTATGAATTACCACAAAGTATTTACACTATACAAGCTGTCAATACTGTAACCTGTATTAATAATGGTGATGAACCTGGAAATTTAACGCTTTATTTGTATCGTGTAAATAAGAGGGCAGAGAAGAACTTTAAAGATATTAAGATTGCAGCACCTAATGGTGCATTCGCTTGGTTAGGCAATACAACAACACAGCGAGTTGAGTGGATCGACCAAAAAGATTTTATATTAGAGCCTTGCCAAACTAACTGTGGATCGATAATGGGCGGATTTCCACAAATAAAACAAGTCATTCCATTAACGATTTCAGCAGTCGCAATCAAAACACGCTCATATGTTAGAAGCGATCTACAATGGGATAGCATGGACTATGTTGGAAATCTTAGCATAGGTTTTCGGGTTTTTAGCCCTCAAACCATATATCGGGATATACCACTTTGTATTGGCCTAGAAAATACATCAGGTCAATGTGTACAGTATGTGGGCGGAAATGATGGTGGTAATGGTAGCGTTAATCCACCACCGCCACCGCCTGTCTGTACAGTACAAATTAGTACCCCTAATACCGTCGAATTTCAGCCAATAACCTCAGATGATTTAAGCCGTAATCGGGTTCGAATGACTGATTTTACATTAGTAGCAACTAAAGGACCTTCTCAATCGAGTGCATGCATTGGTACGCCATATAATATCCCGGGGATATTGAAACCTGAGGGTGGATATATGGTTAATGACTCATTCTGGGGAATAAATGCATACGATGGCACGGCCCAAGGAATTGGTTTAAAAATATATGATTTGGATAATCAATACTATATGAAGTTTAATAGTACATACTCTTCGTTTATTAGAGATATAAATACAAGCAGTGAAACCAAAAGATTTCGAGCTGAGATTGCTGCCACTACAGAAGATATAAAAAAAATCCAGGCTGGAGAATATAGTCAGGTTATAACTTTTGAAGTTAGATTACTTTAA
- the rnd gene encoding ribonuclease D, translating to MNYRLVTTDSELAQVCQEASKAHWLALDTEFVRTRTYYPQLGLLQLYDGKQVSLIDPLSITDFSPFKMLLTNPNQLKFLHAGSEDLEVFMHDFDCVPEPMIDTQVVAAFLGYPISCGFASLVSEHLGIELDKSESRTDWLARPLSEKQCDYATADVLYLLPLAEILMKKVTEAGYLDDAKDECQRVVVRRQKALKPEKAYLNIHNAWQLRDEQLACLQLLAQWRLNQAKARDMAINFVVKEEHLWKVARYLPTSLGELDSLGLTGQEIRCHGKRLLSIVEQAKKLDASQYPAPVSNITEQGQYKSLFKEIKSVVKDIAENEKFNAELLASRRQINQLLAIHWGLKSSTTPPELLAGWRGKLLAEPLSKLLANA from the coding sequence TTGAATTATCGTTTAGTGACCACAGATAGCGAATTAGCCCAGGTATGCCAAGAGGCCAGTAAAGCACATTGGCTTGCTCTGGATACTGAGTTTGTTCGTACAAGAACATATTATCCTCAATTAGGTTTGCTACAGCTGTATGATGGAAAGCAAGTTTCATTGATTGACCCGCTATCAATAACGGATTTCAGCCCGTTTAAAATGCTGTTAACCAATCCAAATCAGCTTAAATTTTTGCATGCAGGAAGTGAAGATCTTGAAGTGTTTATGCATGATTTTGATTGTGTGCCTGAGCCCATGATTGACACTCAAGTAGTCGCCGCCTTTTTGGGATACCCTATCTCTTGCGGTTTTGCATCACTGGTTTCTGAGCATCTCGGTATTGAATTAGACAAAAGTGAATCGCGAACAGACTGGCTAGCGCGCCCCTTGAGCGAAAAACAATGTGACTATGCCACCGCAGACGTGTTGTACTTGCTACCACTCGCTGAAATTCTCATGAAGAAAGTGACAGAAGCAGGCTATTTAGATGATGCAAAGGATGAATGCCAACGTGTGGTAGTGCGCCGCCAAAAAGCGCTTAAGCCAGAAAAAGCATATTTAAATATCCACAATGCGTGGCAGTTACGTGATGAACAACTGGCGTGTTTGCAATTACTTGCACAGTGGCGCTTAAACCAAGCTAAAGCGCGGGATATGGCGATTAATTTTGTGGTGAAAGAAGAGCATTTATGGAAAGTGGCTCGTTACCTACCAACCTCTCTTGGGGAGCTTGATAGCCTTGGTCTAACAGGGCAAGAAATTCGCTGCCATGGCAAGCGCCTGCTCAGTATTGTTGAGCAAGCTAAAAAACTGGATGCAAGCCAATATCCCGCTCCTGTATCGAATATTACTGAGCAAGGCCAATATAAAAGCTTGTTTAAAGAAATTAAATCGGTAGTGAAAGATATTGCCGAAAACGAAAAATTTAATGCAGAGTTACTGGCGTCTAGGCGGCAAATCAACCAATTACTCGCTATTCATTGGGGGCTAAAATCATCTACCACCCCACCTGAACTCCTTGCTGGCTGGCGAGGGAAATTACTTGCAGAGCCTCTTTCTAAGTTATTAGCCAATGCATAA
- the fadD gene encoding long-chain-fatty-acid--CoA ligase FadD has product MEKIWLKNYPADVPEEIDPDRFASLAELLENAVSQYADQPAFINMGAVMTYRKLEERSRAFAAYLQNGLGLKKGDRVALMMPNLLQYPIALFGILRAGMVVVNVNPLYTPRELEHQLNDSGTTAIVIVSNFASTLEKIVYNTKVKHVILTRMGDQLSRPKATIVDFVVKYIKRLVPKYNLPDAISFRRAMHFGYRMQYIKPNITGGDLAFLQYTGGTTGVAKGAMLTHRNMLANLEQARAAYGPVLKFGAEFVVTALPLYHVFALTVNCLLFINVGGVNLLITNPRDVPDTVKQLGRYPITSITGVNTLFNAWIHNEEFHKLDFSRLRLSVGGGMPVQKAVAEKWQKLTGKHLLEGYGLTECSPLVTGNPYNLTEYSGSIGLPVPSTDVKFLNDEGQEVPLGEPGEMWVKGPQVMKGYWNRPDSTAEAIVDGWIATGDIAEMDSEGYIRIVDRKKDMIIVSGFNVYPNEIEDVIATHPDVVECAAIGVPSESTGEAVKVFVVTKNANLTGDELKTFCRRSLTAYKVPKLFEFREELPKSNVGKILRKDLRDEEKLKRDKSPA; this is encoded by the coding sequence TTGGAAAAAATCTGGCTAAAAAATTACCCTGCTGATGTGCCGGAAGAAATCGATCCTGATCGCTTCGCTTCTTTAGCAGAGTTACTGGAAAATGCCGTTTCCCAATATGCCGATCAACCTGCTTTCATTAATATGGGCGCGGTAATGACGTATCGGAAATTAGAAGAAAGAAGCCGAGCTTTCGCTGCCTACTTACAAAATGGACTTGGACTTAAAAAAGGGGACCGAGTCGCTTTAATGATGCCTAACCTATTACAGTATCCAATCGCTTTGTTTGGAATATTGCGTGCGGGAATGGTTGTTGTGAACGTAAACCCCCTCTATACCCCAAGGGAGTTAGAGCATCAACTTAATGACAGTGGTACAACTGCCATTGTGATCGTGTCGAATTTCGCCTCTACATTGGAAAAAATTGTCTATAACACCAAAGTTAAACACGTTATTTTAACCCGCATGGGGGATCAGCTTTCACGTCCTAAAGCGACGATTGTTGATTTTGTCGTTAAATACATCAAACGCTTGGTGCCAAAATATAATTTACCCGATGCTATTTCGTTCCGTCGTGCTATGCACTTTGGTTATCGCATGCAATACATTAAACCCAATATAACAGGGGGCGACTTAGCGTTTTTGCAATATACCGGAGGCACGACAGGCGTCGCGAAAGGAGCGATGTTAACCCACCGCAATATGTTAGCGAACTTAGAGCAAGCAAGAGCCGCATACGGTCCAGTATTAAAATTCGGTGCCGAGTTTGTCGTGACGGCGTTACCGCTGTATCATGTTTTTGCTCTTACTGTAAACTGCTTACTTTTCATTAACGTAGGAGGGGTTAACCTGTTAATTACCAATCCTCGCGATGTGCCTGATACGGTTAAACAGTTGGGGCGTTATCCCATCACCTCAATTACTGGCGTCAATACGTTATTTAATGCATGGATACATAATGAAGAATTCCACAAACTGGATTTTTCGCGCTTAAGATTATCGGTAGGCGGGGGAATGCCCGTGCAAAAAGCGGTTGCTGAAAAATGGCAGAAATTGACAGGCAAACACTTACTGGAGGGATATGGCCTTACGGAGTGTTCACCGTTGGTTACAGGGAATCCATATAATCTCACCGAATATAGTGGTAGTATCGGTCTACCTGTTCCCTCAACGGATGTAAAGTTTCTCAATGATGAAGGTCAAGAAGTGCCATTGGGGGAACCGGGTGAAATGTGGGTTAAAGGCCCGCAAGTGATGAAAGGCTACTGGAACCGCCCAGATTCGACAGCTGAGGCTATTGTTGATGGTTGGATAGCCACAGGTGATATTGCAGAAATGGATAGCGAAGGTTATATCCGCATTGTTGATCGTAAAAAAGACATGATCATCGTCTCTGGATTTAATGTTTATCCTAATGAAATTGAAGATGTCATAGCGACTCACCCTGATGTGGTTGAATGTGCTGCCATTGGCGTACCAAGTGAAAGCACAGGGGAAGCTGTTAAAGTCTTTGTTGTTACGAAAAATGCGAATTTAACTGGGGATGAGCTAAAAACATTTTGTCGCCGCTCATTAACTGCGTATAAAGTACCTAAACTATTTGAATTTCGTGAAGAACTTCCTAAATCGAATGTTGGAAAGATTCTGCGTAAAGATTTACGTGATGAAGAAAAATTGAAAAGAGATAAGTCACCTGCTTAA